Genomic window (Polaromonas sp. JS666):
GCGCCGCATTCGCCCGCAGCACGGTGGCAACAATCGCGCTGACAATAATGAGCGCCATGCCGGCCCAACCCATCAGGGGAATATTGTCACCAAACAGGATCAGGCTGTAGAGCGCCGCAAACACAATGCCAGAGTACTGCAGGTTGGCGACCATCAGGGTTCCGCCATGGCCATCGGAGGTGGAAGACATCGAATACGCCTTGGTCATGGCCAGTTGGCCGAGAGAAGCCAGAATCCCCAGCGGCGGCAGCCAGAGCGCATGTTGCCAGTGCCAGGGCGAAATTCCCATGACCAGCATGCCCAGGGCGCCGGCCACGGCGGTACCTACGGCAAAGTAGAACACTGTCCGCGTTTCGGGTTCACCCATGCGCGAAATTGCCATGACCTGCATGTAGGCAAATGCAGCGCCCAGCCCGGACAGCAGCCCAATAATGCCGGCAAAGGTCTGGTTCTGGTCCATGGCGGGGCGCAGCAGCATGACCACGCCGGCGAAGCTGGCCAGAATCGCCAGTACCAGCGGGCCCTGGCTGGTTCCCCGCTTGTTGGGGCGACCGAGCATGAGCGAGCCGCCCACCAAAAATGCGGCAATCCAGACGCTGCTCATGTAGTTGAGCGTCATCGCGGTGGCCAGCGGCAGGTGTGCAATCGCATAAAACCAGGCCGACAGTGCCACCACGCCGACGACGCTTCGCCACGCATGCATGGCGGGCACGCTGGTGCGCAGGGAGGTGCCGGTAGCGCGGGCATAGGCGGCCATGAAGAAAATGCCCAGCACGCCGCGGTAAAACACCAGCTCGGCGCTGTTGAAGTGTTGGGAGGCGTACTTGACGCAAACCCCCATCGTGGCAAACAGGAACGAGGAGGCGATCATCCAGACGGCTTGCATCGTGTGTGGTCGTCCGCAGATTTTTCAGGCGTAAAAAAAGGCCGTAACCCGGTACGGGTCCGGGTTGGCAGCCATCAAATGCATAGCGAGGGGCATGCCCTCAGATCATCTGCGTGGTTTTGCTGGCGCCCATTTCGCGGCGGTACCACTCGTGAAAGTGCTGCATGCCGTCTTCCATGGGGCTCTGGTAGGGGCCGAACTCGTTGTCGCCGCGCTGCATCAGCGCCTTGCGGCCGGCGTCCATGCGCAGTGCGATTTCGTCGTCCTCCACGCAGGTTTCCATGTAGGCGGCCTGCTGCGCTTCGATGAACTCGCGCTCGAAGGCGCAGATTTCCTCGGGGTAGAAAAATTCAACCACGTTGAGTGTCTTGTCCGGCCCCTGCGGGTGCAGCGTGCTGACCACCAGGGCATGCGGGTACCACTCGACCATCACATGCGGATAGTAGGTGAGCCAGATCGCGCCGTATTTGGGGGCTACGCCCTGGCGGTATTGCAGCACCACGTCATGCCATTTTTTGTAGATGTCTGTGCCGGGCTTGCCCAGTTTGTCGGACACGCCCACGGTTTGCACCGAGTAATTGGGTTTCAGTTCCCAGCGCAGATCTTCCGTGGTGACAAATCCGCCCAGCCCGGGATGGAAAGGCCCCACGTGGTAGTCCTCAAGGTAGACCTCAATAAAGGTCTTCCAGTTGTAGTTGCATTCGTGCAGGTGGACCTTGTCCAGCTGGTAGCCGACAAAATCCAGGTCGGCCCGGGTGGCCAGTTGCGACATCTCGCCGGCGATATCGCGGCCGTTGTCTTCGAATACCAGGCCGTTCCAGGTGGTCGTTTTGTAGCGGTTGAGGTTCAGGCAGGGGTCAATCTCAAAGTGCGGCGCACCGATCAGCTCGCCCGAGGTGTTGTAAGTCCAGCGGTGCAGCGGGCACACGATATTGCTGTCAGCCCCGTTGCCCAAAGAGCCGCGGCCCTGCAGCATGGTCGACTGGCGATGTCTGCAGACATTGGAAATCAGTTCAATGCCCGACCTGTTGCGCACCAGCGCGCGGCCTTCACCTTCGTGTGGCAGCGCATAAAAGTCGCCGAGGTTGGGCACCGCGAGCTCATGGCCCAGGTAGCGCGGCCCGCGGGCAAACAGTTTTTGCTGCTCCCGCTGGTACAGGCCGGTATCAAAGTAGCTGGAGATGGGAAGCTGGCTGGTGGCCTGCAGCAGGCGAAGGCTTAGATCAGACATGCAGTTTTGGTGGACATGCCGCAGCAGGCGGGCTTGGGAGGCAGGTAAATCGGCAGGCTGGGCAACCGTCAACGGGGGGAACAAGGCTGGAGGGATGCACTGCGCCCAAGGCGAGGTTATCAAGCGCTGTTATCGAGAACTGTTATCAATTGTACCCCGCGGGTGATTCGGGAGGGATATTGCGGACCGGTCACTGGATCGTCATCGGATAATAGTGCTGTGCCTCTGGAGAACCGGCCGGGGAGCCTAAAACGGACCTGTAACGGCCTAAAATCAGACCTTCACCCAATTGCCATGGCCAAAAGCTCCTCTTCCTCTTCCCCTTCCCCTGCTGCCGCTTCTGCGGCCACCACATCATCGGCTCCTCCATTACCTGCCAGCTATGAGGCTGCCCTGCAGGAGCTTGAGGGGCTGGTGGCTGGTCTCGAGTCGGGCCAGTTGCCGCTGGACCAATTGCTCACGGGCTACCAACGCGGGGCGCAGTTGCTGAAGTTCTGCCGCGACAAGCTTGAGGCGGTGGAAACCCAGATCAAGGTCCTGGAGGGCACGGAGCTCAAGCCCTGGGTGCAAGAGTAGGGTAAGGACAAGAGTAAGCGTAATTCGCAGGGTCATCCCTG
Coding sequences:
- a CDS encoding DMT family transporter, whose protein sequence is MQAVWMIASSFLFATMGVCVKYASQHFNSAELVFYRGVLGIFFMAAYARATGTSLRTSVPAMHAWRSVVGVVALSAWFYAIAHLPLATAMTLNYMSSVWIAAFLVGGSLMLGRPNKRGTSQGPLVLAILASFAGVVMLLRPAMDQNQTFAGIIGLLSGLGAAFAYMQVMAISRMGEPETRTVFYFAVGTAVAGALGMLVMGISPWHWQHALWLPPLGILASLGQLAMTKAYSMSSTSDGHGGTLMVANLQYSGIVFAALYSLILFGDNIPLMGWAGMALIIVSAIVATVLRANAAPNAPAEEH
- a CDS encoding aromatic ring-hydroxylating oxygenase subunit alpha, with the translated sequence MSDLSLRLLQATSQLPISSYFDTGLYQREQQKLFARGPRYLGHELAVPNLGDFYALPHEGEGRALVRNRSGIELISNVCRHRQSTMLQGRGSLGNGADSNIVCPLHRWTYNTSGELIGAPHFEIDPCLNLNRYKTTTWNGLVFEDNGRDIAGEMSQLATRADLDFVGYQLDKVHLHECNYNWKTFIEVYLEDYHVGPFHPGLGGFVTTEDLRWELKPNYSVQTVGVSDKLGKPGTDIYKKWHDVVLQYRQGVAPKYGAIWLTYYPHVMVEWYPHALVVSTLHPQGPDKTLNVVEFFYPEEICAFEREFIEAQQAAYMETCVEDDEIALRMDAGRKALMQRGDNEFGPYQSPMEDGMQHFHEWYRREMGASKTTQMI
- a CDS encoding exodeoxyribonuclease VII small subunit, with translation MAKSSSSSSPSPAAASAATTSSAPPLPASYEAALQELEGLVAGLESGQLPLDQLLTGYQRGAQLLKFCRDKLEAVETQIKVLEGTELKPWVQE